A DNA window from Ornithodoros turicata isolate Travis chromosome 10, ASM3712646v1, whole genome shotgun sequence contains the following coding sequences:
- the LOC135370836 gene encoding uncharacterized protein LOC135370836 isoform X1: MPQACGVRGCVNSVCNRSKYRRHTVPRKEPARSTWLRLIQRDDVPSNAAIVVCFLHFRPVDYELNVSLVEGSGVGKFKHRLRPEVTPSLNLPNAAAAQENVVRMSPVTCLQRYILEIYVSCTCLAHFINFNHFPQIQAEQCVPEGDSLNGDSACASLVSHASSFGNEESGYSSHTQPASPVLTSQSPSPDMTPTTVLQCMNCGCRQPNSVPLTEEKGTQYSLPRESKWTQTTVVQTRRVGTQANHNAKSLQTSSTQTSEDFCEPGPQHSGIQWEPKRCSTPVMNDVTETTIGDTDNPADTTYVPQHDSLLGSCSDSPQASSVSPQEERKYIIFESKLKELFRSCTTCLNPCTTSFSCVGSLLRVESCCVDGHTFVWESQPYISNKPAGNVLLSAAILFSGASPTPTLRMLKLINVKIFCDHTFFNYQRGYLLPAITEVWTQHQAALLVELQGKETDLAADGRCDSPGHNAKYLSYSFYDGKLNKVVHTVQVQSNEVASSYHMELEALQRGLEELHDFNVGVRSLTTDRHPSVRKYMRTSHPEVNHQFDVWHVSKGIRKKLMSASKEKVAKHLSYGQSLW; encoded by the exons ATGCCGCAGGCGTGCGGTGTTCGCGGGTGCGTAAACAGTGTATGTAATCGCTCGAAATATCGTCGGCACACGGTACCGCGGAAAGAACCTGCACGAAGTACATGGCTACGACTGATACAACGTGATGACGTCCCATCGAACGCTGCAATCGTCGTCTGTTTTCTACACTTTCGACCGGTCGACTACGAACTCAACGTGTCACTTGTTGAAGGCTCCGGAGTTGGAAAATTCAAACATAGACTGAGACCCGAAGTGACGCCGTCGTTGAACCTACCTAATGCTGCCGCCGCGCAAGAGAACGTGGTACGTATGTCGCCTGTGACGTGCCTGCAACGGTACATACTAGAAATATATGTGTCGTGCACCTGCTTAGCACATTTTATAAATTTCAATCACTTTCCTCAAATACAGGCAGAACAATGTGTACCAGAAGGTGACAGCCTAAACGGTGACAGTGCATGTGCCAGCTTAGTCAGTCAC GCTTCTTCCTTTGGAAATGAAGAGAGCGGTTATTCATCTCACACCCAACCTGCTTCCCCTGTGCTTACATCTCAGTCTCCCAGT CCCGACATGACACCTACAACCGTCCTACAGTGCATGAACTGTGGGTGCAGGCAGCCCAACAGCGTACCTTTGACTGAAGAAAAAGGGACCCAGTACAGTTTGCCAAGAGAGTCGAAGTGGACCCAAACAACAGTTGTCCAAACTAGGAGAGTCG GCACACAAGCAAATCATAATGCCAAATCTCTGCAAACATCGTCAACTCAAACAAGTGAAGACTTCTGTGAACCTGGGCCACAGCACTCAGGCATTCAATGGGAACCAAAACGGTGCTCTACACCAGTTATGAATGATGTGACAGAGACCACTATCGGTGACACTGACAATCCAGCAGACACCACCTATGTACCACAACACGACAGCCTTCTTGG TTCTTGCAGTGATAGCCCTCAAGCCAGCAGTGTCAGTCCCCAGGAGGAGAGAAAATATATAATATTCGAAAGCAAGCTGAAAGAACTGTTTCGTTCCTGCACCACATGCTTGAACCCGTGTACTACAAGCTTCAGCTGTGTTGGTTCCCTCCTCCGAGTTGAGTCCTGCTGCGTAGATGGTCATACGTTTGTTTGGGAGAGCCAGCCATACATATCAAATAAGCCTGCTGGAAACGTCCTGCTGTCTGCAGCAATTCTGTTTAGCGGAGCAAGTCCCACTCCAACACTGCGGATGCTCAAACTGATAAATGTCAAG ATCTTCTGTGATCACACGTTTTTCAACTACCAGCGAGGATACCTTCTACCAGCAATAACTGAG GTATGGACACAGCACCAAGCGGCACTCCTGGTTGAGTTGCAGGGCAAGGAAACCGACTTGGCTGCTGATGGAAGATGCGATTCTCCGggccacaacgcaaagtacCTATCGTACAGTTTCTATGACGGGAAGCTGAACAAGGTTGTCCATACAGTACAGGTTCAG TCAAATGAAGTGGCATCAAGCTACCACATGGAGCTGGAAGCACTGCAGCGTGGCCTTGAAGAACTGCATGATTTCAACGTCGGTGTACGGTCTTTGACAACAGATCGGCATCCCAGTGTACGGAAATACATGCGTACATCACACCCAGAGGTTAACCACCAGTTTGATGTCTGGCACGTTTCCAAAG GCATTCGAAAGAAGCTGATGAGTGCCAGCAAGGAAAAGGTTGCGAAGCACTTGAGCTATGGTCAAAGCCTGTGGTGA
- the LOC135370836 gene encoding uncharacterized protein LOC135370836 isoform X2: MPQACGVRGCVNSVCNRSKYRRHTVPRKEPARSTWLRLIQRDDVPSNAAIVVCFLHFRPVDYELNVSLVEGSGVGKFKHRLRPEVTPSLNLPNAAAAQENVVRMSPVTCLQRYILEIYVSCTCLAHFINFNHFPQIQAEQCVPEGDSLNGDSACASLVSHASSFGNEESGYSSHTQPASPVLTSQSPSPDMTPTTVLQCMNCGCRQPNSVPLTEEKGTQYSLPRESKWTQTTVVQTRRVGTQANHNAKSLQTSSTQTSEDFCEPGPQHSGIQWEPKRCSTPVMNDVTETTIGDTDNPADTTYVPQHDSLLGDSPQASSVSPQEERKYIIFESKLKELFRSCTTCLNPCTTSFSCVGSLLRVESCCVDGHTFVWESQPYISNKPAGNVLLSAAILFSGASPTPTLRMLKLINVKIFCDHTFFNYQRGYLLPAITEVWTQHQAALLVELQGKETDLAADGRCDSPGHNAKYLSYSFYDGKLNKVVHTVQVQSNEVASSYHMELEALQRGLEELHDFNVGVRSLTTDRHPSVRKYMRTSHPEVNHQFDVWHVSKGIRKKLMSASKEKVAKHLSYGQSLW; this comes from the exons ATGCCGCAGGCGTGCGGTGTTCGCGGGTGCGTAAACAGTGTATGTAATCGCTCGAAATATCGTCGGCACACGGTACCGCGGAAAGAACCTGCACGAAGTACATGGCTACGACTGATACAACGTGATGACGTCCCATCGAACGCTGCAATCGTCGTCTGTTTTCTACACTTTCGACCGGTCGACTACGAACTCAACGTGTCACTTGTTGAAGGCTCCGGAGTTGGAAAATTCAAACATAGACTGAGACCCGAAGTGACGCCGTCGTTGAACCTACCTAATGCTGCCGCCGCGCAAGAGAACGTGGTACGTATGTCGCCTGTGACGTGCCTGCAACGGTACATACTAGAAATATATGTGTCGTGCACCTGCTTAGCACATTTTATAAATTTCAATCACTTTCCTCAAATACAGGCAGAACAATGTGTACCAGAAGGTGACAGCCTAAACGGTGACAGTGCATGTGCCAGCTTAGTCAGTCAC GCTTCTTCCTTTGGAAATGAAGAGAGCGGTTATTCATCTCACACCCAACCTGCTTCCCCTGTGCTTACATCTCAGTCTCCCAGT CCCGACATGACACCTACAACCGTCCTACAGTGCATGAACTGTGGGTGCAGGCAGCCCAACAGCGTACCTTTGACTGAAGAAAAAGGGACCCAGTACAGTTTGCCAAGAGAGTCGAAGTGGACCCAAACAACAGTTGTCCAAACTAGGAGAGTCG GCACACAAGCAAATCATAATGCCAAATCTCTGCAAACATCGTCAACTCAAACAAGTGAAGACTTCTGTGAACCTGGGCCACAGCACTCAGGCATTCAATGGGAACCAAAACGGTGCTCTACACCAGTTATGAATGATGTGACAGAGACCACTATCGGTGACACTGACAATCCAGCAGACACCACCTATGTACCACAACACGACAGCCTTCTTGG TGATAGCCCTCAAGCCAGCAGTGTCAGTCCCCAGGAGGAGAGAAAATATATAATATTCGAAAGCAAGCTGAAAGAACTGTTTCGTTCCTGCACCACATGCTTGAACCCGTGTACTACAAGCTTCAGCTGTGTTGGTTCCCTCCTCCGAGTTGAGTCCTGCTGCGTAGATGGTCATACGTTTGTTTGGGAGAGCCAGCCATACATATCAAATAAGCCTGCTGGAAACGTCCTGCTGTCTGCAGCAATTCTGTTTAGCGGAGCAAGTCCCACTCCAACACTGCGGATGCTCAAACTGATAAATGTCAAG ATCTTCTGTGATCACACGTTTTTCAACTACCAGCGAGGATACCTTCTACCAGCAATAACTGAG GTATGGACACAGCACCAAGCGGCACTCCTGGTTGAGTTGCAGGGCAAGGAAACCGACTTGGCTGCTGATGGAAGATGCGATTCTCCGggccacaacgcaaagtacCTATCGTACAGTTTCTATGACGGGAAGCTGAACAAGGTTGTCCATACAGTACAGGTTCAG TCAAATGAAGTGGCATCAAGCTACCACATGGAGCTGGAAGCACTGCAGCGTGGCCTTGAAGAACTGCATGATTTCAACGTCGGTGTACGGTCTTTGACAACAGATCGGCATCCCAGTGTACGGAAATACATGCGTACATCACACCCAGAGGTTAACCACCAGTTTGATGTCTGGCACGTTTCCAAAG GCATTCGAAAGAAGCTGATGAGTGCCAGCAAGGAAAAGGTTGCGAAGCACTTGAGCTATGGTCAAAGCCTGTGGTGA
- the LOC135370836 gene encoding uncharacterized protein LOC135370836 isoform X3: protein MPQACGVRGCVNSVCNRSKYRRHTVPRKEPARSTWLRLIQRDDVPSNAAIVVCFLHFRPVDYELNVSLVEGSGVGKFKHRLRPEVTPSLNLPNAAAAQENVAEQCVPEGDSLNGDSACASLVSHASSFGNEESGYSSHTQPASPVLTSQSPSPDMTPTTVLQCMNCGCRQPNSVPLTEEKGTQYSLPRESKWTQTTVVQTRRVGTQANHNAKSLQTSSTQTSEDFCEPGPQHSGIQWEPKRCSTPVMNDVTETTIGDTDNPADTTYVPQHDSLLGSCSDSPQASSVSPQEERKYIIFESKLKELFRSCTTCLNPCTTSFSCVGSLLRVESCCVDGHTFVWESQPYISNKPAGNVLLSAAILFSGASPTPTLRMLKLINVKIFCDHTFFNYQRGYLLPAITEVWTQHQAALLVELQGKETDLAADGRCDSPGHNAKYLSYSFYDGKLNKVVHTVQVQSNEVASSYHMELEALQRGLEELHDFNVGVRSLTTDRHPSVRKYMRTSHPEVNHQFDVWHVSKGIRKKLMSASKEKVAKHLSYGQSLW from the exons ATGCCGCAGGCGTGCGGTGTTCGCGGGTGCGTAAACAGTGTATGTAATCGCTCGAAATATCGTCGGCACACGGTACCGCGGAAAGAACCTGCACGAAGTACATGGCTACGACTGATACAACGTGATGACGTCCCATCGAACGCTGCAATCGTCGTCTGTTTTCTACACTTTCGACCGGTCGACTACGAACTCAACGTGTCACTTGTTGAAGGCTCCGGAGTTGGAAAATTCAAACATAGACTGAGACCCGAAGTGACGCCGTCGTTGAACCTACCTAATGCTGCCGCCGCGCAAGAGAACGTG GCAGAACAATGTGTACCAGAAGGTGACAGCCTAAACGGTGACAGTGCATGTGCCAGCTTAGTCAGTCAC GCTTCTTCCTTTGGAAATGAAGAGAGCGGTTATTCATCTCACACCCAACCTGCTTCCCCTGTGCTTACATCTCAGTCTCCCAGT CCCGACATGACACCTACAACCGTCCTACAGTGCATGAACTGTGGGTGCAGGCAGCCCAACAGCGTACCTTTGACTGAAGAAAAAGGGACCCAGTACAGTTTGCCAAGAGAGTCGAAGTGGACCCAAACAACAGTTGTCCAAACTAGGAGAGTCG GCACACAAGCAAATCATAATGCCAAATCTCTGCAAACATCGTCAACTCAAACAAGTGAAGACTTCTGTGAACCTGGGCCACAGCACTCAGGCATTCAATGGGAACCAAAACGGTGCTCTACACCAGTTATGAATGATGTGACAGAGACCACTATCGGTGACACTGACAATCCAGCAGACACCACCTATGTACCACAACACGACAGCCTTCTTGG TTCTTGCAGTGATAGCCCTCAAGCCAGCAGTGTCAGTCCCCAGGAGGAGAGAAAATATATAATATTCGAAAGCAAGCTGAAAGAACTGTTTCGTTCCTGCACCACATGCTTGAACCCGTGTACTACAAGCTTCAGCTGTGTTGGTTCCCTCCTCCGAGTTGAGTCCTGCTGCGTAGATGGTCATACGTTTGTTTGGGAGAGCCAGCCATACATATCAAATAAGCCTGCTGGAAACGTCCTGCTGTCTGCAGCAATTCTGTTTAGCGGAGCAAGTCCCACTCCAACACTGCGGATGCTCAAACTGATAAATGTCAAG ATCTTCTGTGATCACACGTTTTTCAACTACCAGCGAGGATACCTTCTACCAGCAATAACTGAG GTATGGACACAGCACCAAGCGGCACTCCTGGTTGAGTTGCAGGGCAAGGAAACCGACTTGGCTGCTGATGGAAGATGCGATTCTCCGggccacaacgcaaagtacCTATCGTACAGTTTCTATGACGGGAAGCTGAACAAGGTTGTCCATACAGTACAGGTTCAG TCAAATGAAGTGGCATCAAGCTACCACATGGAGCTGGAAGCACTGCAGCGTGGCCTTGAAGAACTGCATGATTTCAACGTCGGTGTACGGTCTTTGACAACAGATCGGCATCCCAGTGTACGGAAATACATGCGTACATCACACCCAGAGGTTAACCACCAGTTTGATGTCTGGCACGTTTCCAAAG GCATTCGAAAGAAGCTGATGAGTGCCAGCAAGGAAAAGGTTGCGAAGCACTTGAGCTATGGTCAAAGCCTGTGGTGA